The Anoxybacillus flavithermus genome has a segment encoding these proteins:
- a CDS encoding oxidoreductase has product MKYTVITGASSGIGYETALAFAARGKNLVIAARRQEKLEELKSEIAHRYPEVNVVIRTTDLSERGHVYAFYESLRELELETWVNNAGFGNFASVAEQNLEKIENMLRLNIEALTILSSLFVRDYAHVEGTQLINVSSGGGYTVVGNAITYCATKFYVSAFTEGLAHELKAQGAKMKAKVLAPAATETEFAKRAFDINEFDYHVTVPKFHTAKEMAEFLLALYDSDKVVGIVDGYTYEFQLRDPIYPFVDRTAQK; this is encoded by the coding sequence ATGAAGTATACCGTCATTACAGGGGCAAGTTCAGGAATAGGGTATGAGACCGCATTAGCGTTTGCTGCACGCGGGAAAAATTTAGTGATTGCTGCACGTCGACAAGAGAAACTCGAGGAATTAAAGTCAGAAATTGCTCATCGATATCCGGAAGTAAATGTCGTGATCCGCACAACTGATTTATCTGAACGGGGGCATGTATATGCGTTTTACGAAAGCTTACGAGAGTTGGAGCTAGAAACGTGGGTGAACAATGCCGGTTTTGGCAATTTTGCTTCTGTCGCGGAGCAAAACTTAGAAAAAATCGAAAACATGTTGCGTTTAAATATTGAGGCATTAACCATTTTATCATCGCTTTTCGTTCGTGATTATGCGCATGTAGAAGGAACACAGCTCATTAACGTTTCGTCTGGTGGAGGGTATACGGTCGTCGGAAATGCGATCACGTATTGTGCGACGAAGTTTTATGTGAGTGCGTTTACGGAAGGATTGGCGCATGAGTTGAAGGCGCAAGGGGCGAAAATGAAAGCAAAAGTATTAGCGCCAGCAGCGACCGAAACCGAGTTTGCGAAACGTGCGTTTGATATAAATGAGTTTGATTACCATGTGACTGTGCCGAAATTTCATACGGCAAAAGAAATGGCGGAATTTTTGCTTGCTTTATATGACAGTGACAAAGTAGTCGGAATTGTCGATGGCTACACGTATGAATTCCAATTGCGCGATCCGATTTATCCGTTTGTCGATCGAACCGCACAAAAATAA